A genomic region of Panulirus ornatus isolate Po-2019 chromosome 24, ASM3632096v1, whole genome shotgun sequence contains the following coding sequences:
- the LOC139757012 gene encoding lysosomal aspartic protease-like → MRSLVYLLLLVALVAAELHRVPLKKVERKRTLQDLRRSRAFLTKRYANKDTSISLDNFQDAQYYGPLYIGTPGQFFNVIFDTGSANLWVPSEQCSIINLACQLHNRYDSSTSSTYKPNGTDFDIQYGSGSLHGFLSSDHVDVGGALAKDQTFAEATQEPGIAFIMGQFDGIMGMSFSEISVMGIPTVFDTMVAQGTVDQPIFSFYLNHDMEGSVGGELVLGGSDPNHYEGEFHYVPVSRVGYWQVTAQGIKVGGESKPFCSPCETIVDTGTSLIAGPKDDVKSIMHDLGAIPIIAGEYFINCNKVETLPVVTFTISGKDFDLTGPELIIESVDESTGTRVCIVGILGLDLGNIEAWILGDPFIARYYTEFDVGNKRMGFAKSV, encoded by the exons ATGAGGTCCCTTGTCTACTTGCTGCTACTGGTGGCGCTCGTCGCTGCCGAACTACACAG AGTCCCGCTGAAGAAGGTGGAGCGGAAGAGGACGCTACAGGATCTTCGACGCTCCCGCGCCTTCCTCACCAAGCGGTATGCCAACAAGGACACCAGCATTAGCCTTGACAACTTTCAGGAT GCCCAGTACTACGGTCCCCTCTACATAGGCACGCCCGGCCAGTTCTTCAATGTGATCTTCGACACTGGTTCGGCCAACTTGTGGGTGCCCTCAGAGCAGTGCTCCATCATCAACCTCGCCTGTC AACTCCACAACCGCTACGACTCGtccacttcctccacctacaAGCCCAATGGCACCGACTTCGACATTCAGTACGGCTCTGGCTCCCTCCACGGCTTCCTCTCCAG TGACCATGTGGATGTAGGAGGCGCCTTAGCTAAGGACCAGACCTTCGCCGAAGCGACGCAGGAGCCCGGCATAGCCTTTATAATGGGCCAGTTCGATGGTATCATGGGCATGTCCTTCTCGGAGATCTCCGTCATGGGCATACCAACAGTGTTTGACACCATGGTCGCCCAGGGCACCGTCGACCAACCAATCTTCTCCTTCTACCTCAACCA CGACATGGAaggcagtgtgggaggagagctggtACTTGGAGGGTCGGATCCCAACCACTACGAGGGCGAGTTCCACTACGTGCCCGTCTCCCGCGTCGGCTACTGGCAGGTCACAGcccaggg GATCAAGGTCGGGGGCGAGAGCAAGCCCTTCTGCAGCCCATGTGAGACCATCGTGGACACAGGCACCTCCCTCATCGCCGGCCCTAAGGACGACGTGAAG AGCATCATGCATGACCTGGGCGCCATCCCTATCATCGCGGGTGAGTACTTCATCAACTGCAACAAGGTAGAAACCCTGCCGGTCGTCACCTTCACCATCAGCGGCAAGGACTTCGACCTCACCGGCCCCGAGCTGATCATCGAG AGCGTGGACGAGTCGACGGGAACTCGAGTATGCATCGTGGGGATCCTAGGCCTAGACTTGGGTAACATCGAGGCCTGGATCTTAGGAGACCCCTTCATCGCTCGCTACTACACCGAGTTCGACGTCGGCAACAAGCGCATGGGCTTCGCCAAGTCAGTCTAG